The following coding sequences lie in one Arabidopsis thaliana chromosome 3, partial sequence genomic window:
- the VGDH2 gene encoding VANGUARD-like protein (VANGUARD 1 homolog 2 (VGDH2); FUNCTIONS IN: enzyme inhibitor activity, pectinesterase activity; INVOLVED IN: cell wall modification; LOCATED IN: endomembrane system, cell wall, plant-type cell wall; EXPRESSED IN: 10 plant structures; EXPRESSED DURING: L mature pollen stage, M germinated pollen stage, 4 anthesis, C globular stage, petal differentiation and expansion stage; CONTAINS InterPro DOMAIN/s: Pectinesterase, active site (InterPro:IPR018040), Pectin lyase fold/virulence factor (InterPro:IPR011050), Pectinesterase, catalytic (InterPro:IPR000070), Pectinesterase inhibitor (InterPro:IPR006501), Pectin lyase fold (InterPro:IPR012334); BEST Arabidopsis thaliana protein match is: Plant invertase/pectin methylesterase inhibitor superfamily (TAIR:AT2G47040.1); Has 2977 Blast hits to 2910 proteins in 463 species: Archae - 6; Bacteria - 876; Metazoa - 1; Fungi - 201; Plants - 1867; Viruses - 0; Other Eukaryotes - 26 (source: NCBI BLink).) has protein sequence MAVGKVVVSVASLLLVVGVAIGVITFVNKGGGANGDSNGPINSHQKAVQTICQSTTDQGSCAKTLDPVKSDDPSKLVKAFLMATKDAITKSSNFTASTEGGMGTNMNATSKAVLDYCKRVLMYALEDLETIVEEMGEDLQQSGTKLDQLKQWLTGVFNYQTDCLDDIEEVELKKIMGEGISNSKVLTSNAIDIFHSVVTAMAQMGVKVDDMKNITMGAGAGGAARRLLEDNDSKGLPKWFSGKDRKLMAKAGRGAPAGGDDGIGEGGGGGGKIKATHVVAKDGSGQFKTISEAVMACPDKNPGRCIIHIKAGIYNEQVRIPKKKNNIFMFGDGATQTIITFDRSVKLSPGTTTSLSGTVQVESEGFMAKWIGFKNTAGPLGHQAVALRVNGDRAVIFNCRFDGYQDTLYVNNGRQFYRNIVVSGTVDFIFGKSATVIQNSLILVRKGSPGQSNYVTADGNEKGAAMKIGIVLHNCRIIPDKELEADKLTIKSYLGRPWKKFATTVIIGTEIGDLIKPEGWTEWQGEQNHKTAKYIEFNNRGPGAATTQRPPWVKVAKSAAEVETYTVANWVGPANWIQEANVPVQLGL, from the exons atgGCAGTAGGAAAGGTTGTGGTATCTGTGGCATCACTCCTCCTAGTGGTGGGTGTTGCCATAGGAGTTATCACGTTCGTTAATAAAGGAGGCGGCGCCAATGGCGACAGTAATGGTCCCATAAACTCTCATCAGAAAGCGGTTCAGACAATTTGCCAGTCAACCACAGACCAAGGTTCGTGCGCGAAAACACTCGACCCAGTCAAAAGTGATGATCCAAGCAAGCTTGTCAAAGCCTTCCTGATGGCTACTAAAGACGCGATCACAAAATCCTCAAACTTCACGGCTTCGACCGAAGGAGGTATGGGTACTAACATGAACGCGACCAGCAAAGCCGTTCTTGATTACTGCAAGAGAGTATTGATGTACGCTCTTGAGGATCTTGAGACCATTGTTGAAGAGATGGGTGAGGATCTTCAGCAGAGTGGAACTAAGCTTGACCAGCTCAAACAATGGTTAACTGGAGTTTTCAACTACCAAACCGATTGTCTTGACGACATCGAGGAAGTTGAGCTAAAGAAGATCATGGGTGAAGGAATCTCTAACTCCAAGGTTTTGACCAGTAACGCTATCGATATCTTCCATTCCGTTGTTACCGCGATGGCCCAAATGGGTGTCAAAGTCGACGATATGAAGAACATAACCATGGGAGCCGGAGCCGGTGGAGCTGCACGTCGCCTTCTTGAAGACAACGACTCTAAGGGACTCCCCAAATGGTTTTCTGGTAAAGACAGGAAGCTTATGGCTAAGGCCGGACGTGGCGCTCCAGCTGGCGGTGATGATGGTATCGGTGaaggcggtggtggtggcggtaAGATCAAGGCGACTCATGTAGTGGCTAAGGATGGAAGTGGACAGTTTAAGACCATTTCTGAGGCGGTTATGGCTTGCCCGGATAAAAACCCTGGAAGGTGCATTATCCATATCAAGGCTGGTATCTACAATGAACAAGTCAGAATccctaagaagaagaacaacattTTCATGTTCGGTGATGGTGCTACACAAACCATCATTACCTTTGACAGAAGTGTTAAACTTAGCCCAGGAACCACTACTTCACTCAGTGGCACCGTTC AGGTCGAATCTGAGGGATTCATGGCGAAATGGATTGGGTTTAAGAACACTGCTGGTCCATTGGGACACCAAGCGGTCGCACTCCGTGTGAACGGAGACCGTGCGGTCATATTCAACTGTAGATTCGACGGTTACCAAGACACACTCTACGTCAACAACGGACGTCAATTCTACAGGAACATTGTTGTATCCGGTACAGTGGATTTCATCTTCGGAAAATCCGCAACTGTGATCCAAAACTCTCTCATCCTCGTCCGAAAGGGAAGCCCCGGACAATCCAACTACGTTACGGCTGACGGTAATGAAAAGGGTGCAGCGATGAAGATCGGTATCGTCCTCCATAACTGCCGTATCATACCGGACAAGGAGCTCGAAGCTGACAAGCTAACCATCAAATCGTACCTAGGAAGGCCGTGGAAGAAGTTTGCCACGACTGTGATTATTGGAACTGAGATTGGTGATTTGATTAAACCAGAAGGATGGACCGAATGGCAAGGAGAACAAAACCACAAGACTGCTAAATACATTGAGTTCAATAACCGTGGACCGGGAGCTGCCACTACTCAGAGGCCTCCTTGGGTTAAGGTGGCTAAGTCTGCGGCTGAGGTTGAAACTTACACCGTGGCTAACTGGGTTGGTCCAGCTAACTGGATCCAAGAAGCCAACGTGCCCGTCCAACTAGGATTGTAA
- the LCD gene encoding Pyridoxal phosphate (PLP)-dependent transferases superfamily protein: MEAGERRNGDSMSHNHRAPKKPRLAGLLTESDIDSEFAHHQTGVARINNGSFGCCPGSVLEAQREWQLRYLRQPDEFYFNGLRRGLLASRTVISDLINADDVDEVSLVDNATTAAAIVLQKVGRCFSEGKYKKEDTVVMFHCAFQSVKKSIQAYVSRVGGSTVEVRLPFPVNSNEEIISKFREGLEKGRANGRTVRLAIIDHITSMPCVLMPVRELVKICREEGVEQVFVDAAHAIGSVKVDVKEIGADYYVSNLHKWFFCPPSIAFFYCKKRGSESDVHHPVVSHEFGNGLPIESAWIGTRDYSSQLVVPSVMEFVNRFEGGMEGIMMKNHDEAVRMGLMLADAWGTNLGSPPEMCVGMVMIGLPSKLCVGSDEDAIKLRSYLRVHYSVEVPVFYLGLRDGEEGVKDKDSGLITAYVRISHQVYNKTEDYERLRDAITELVKDQMTCQNLPAL; this comes from the coding sequence ATGGAGGCGGGAGAGCGGCGCAATGGCGATTCGATGAGTCACAATCACCGCGCACCGAAGAAGCCACGTCTCGCTGGGTTATTAACCGAGTCAGATATCGACTCTGAGTTCGCTCACCACCAGACCGGTGTTGCCAGAATCAACAACGGTAGCTTCGGGTGCTGTCCTGGCTCCGTTCTCGAGGCGCAACGCGAGTGGCAGCTTCGTTATCTCCGTCAGCCTGATGAGTTCTACTTCAACGGTCTCCGTCGTGGACTTCTCGCTTCTCGAACTGTGATCAGTGACCTAATCAACGCcgatgatgttgatgaggtCTCTCTCGTTGATAACGCCACCACTGCTGCTGCTATTGTTCTTCAGAAAGTTGGAAGGTGTTTCTCGGAAGGGAAGTATAAGAAGGAAGATACTGTAGTGATGTTTCACTGTGCGTTTCAGAGTGTGAAGAAGTCGATTCAGGCTTATGTCTCTCGTGTGGGAGGTTCTACTGTTGAGGTTAGGTTACCTTTCCCTGTAAATTCGAACGAAGAGATTATCTCCAAGTTTAGAGAAGGACTAGAGAAAGGTAGAGCGAATGGTAGAACGGTTAGGTTAGCTATCATTGATCATATAACGTCGATGCCGTGTGTTTTGATGCCGGTACGAGAATTGGTTAAGATCTGCAGAGAGGAAGGTGTGGAGCAGGTTTTTGTTGATGCAGCTCATGCCATTGGTAGTGTTAAAGTTGATGTGAAAGAAATCGGAGCTGATTACTATGTGAGTAATCTGCATAAATGGTTCTTTTGTCCACCGTCTATCGCGTTTTTCTATTGTAAGAAACGTGGTTCTGAGTCTGATGTTCATCACCCTGTGGTGTCTCATGAGTTTGGAAATGGTTTGCCTATAGAAAGTGCCTGGATTGGGACTAGGGATTACAGTTCACAGCTTGTGGTTCCATCTGTGATGGAGTTTGTAAACAGGTTCGAGGGAGGGATGGAAGGGATAATGATGAAGAACCATGATGAAGCTGTTAGAATGGGTTTAATGCTGGCTGATGCTTGGGGAACGAATCTAGGGTCACCTCCAGAAATGTGTGTTGGGATGGTTATGATCGGTTTACCTTCAAAACTCTGTGTTGGAAGTGATGAAGATGCTATTAAGTTGCGGTCATATCTGCGGGTTCATTACTCAGTTGAGGTTCCAGTTTTTTATCTCGGATTGAGGGATGGAGAGGAAGGAGTGAAAGACAAAGACAGTGGACTAATTACTGCGTATGTTCGGATCTCTCATCAGGTCTATAACAAAACTGAGGATtatgagagattgagagacgCAATAACAGAGTTAGTCAAGGATCAGATGACTTGTCAAAACCTTCCTGCATTGTAG
- the ABCB21 gene encoding P-glycoprotein 21 yields MDSVIESEEGLKVDSPNRADAETSNSKIHEEDEKELKTESDLKEEKKKTEKNKQEEDEKTKTVPFHKLFAFADSFDIILMILGTIGAVGNGLGFPIMTILFGDVIDVFGQNQNSSDVSDKIAKVALKFVYLGLGTLVAALLQVSGWMISGERQAGRIRSLYLQTILRQDIAFFDVETNTGEVVGRMSGDTVLIQDAMGEKVGKAIQLVSTFIGGFVIAFTEGWLLTLVMVSSIPLLVMSGAALAIVISKMASRGQTSYAKAAVVVEQTVGSIRTVASFTGEKQAISNYNKHLVSAYRAGVFEGASTGLGLGTLNIVIFCTYALAVWYGGKMILEKGYTGGQVLIIIFAVLTGSMSLGQASPCLSAFAAGQAAAYKMFEAIKRKPEIDASDTTGKVLDDIRGDIELNNVNFSYPARPEEQIFRGFSLSISSGSTVALVGQSGSGKSTVVSLIERFYDPQSGEVRIDGINLKEFQLKWIRSKIGLVSQEPVLFTSSIKENIAYGKENATVEEIRKATELANASKFIDKLPQGLDTMVGEHGTQLSGGQKQRIAVARAILKDPRILLLDEATSALDAESERIVQEALDRIMVNRTTVVVAHRLSTVRNADMIAVIHQGKIVEKGSHSELLRDPEGAYSQLIRLQEDTKQTEDSTDEQKLSMESMKRSSLRKSSLSRSLSKRSSSFSMFGFPAGIDTNNEAIPEKDIKVSTPIKEKKVSFFRVAALNKPEIPMLILGSIAAVLNGVILPIFGILISSVIKAFFKPPEQLKSDTRFWAIIFMLLGVASMVVFPAQTIFFSIAGCKLVQRIRSMCFEKVVRMEVGWFDETENSSGAIGARLSADAATVRGLVGDALAQTVQNLASVTAGLVIAFVASWQLAFIVLAMLPLIGLNGYIYMKFMVGFSADAKRMYEEASQVANDAVGSIRTVASFCAEEKVMKMYKKKCEGPMRTGIRQGIVSGIGFGVSFFVLFSSYAASFYAGARLVDDGKTTFDSVFRVFFALTMAAVAISQSSSLSPDSSKASNAAASIFAVIDRESKIDPSDESGRVLDNVKGDIELRHISFKYPSRPDVQIFQDLCLSIRAGKTIALVGESGSGKSTVIALLQRFYDPDSGQITLDGVEIKTLQLKWLRQQTGLVSQEPVLFNETIRANIAYGKGGDATETEIVSAAELSNAHGFISGLQQGYDTMVGERGVQLSGGQKQRVAIARAIVKDPKVLLLDEATSALDAESERVVQDALDRVMVNRTTVVVAHRLSTIKNADVIAVVKNGVIVEKGKHETLINIKDGVYASLVQLHLSAST; encoded by the exons ATGGATAGTGTAATAGAATCAGAGGAGGGCTTGAAGGTGGATTCACCAAACAGAGCAGACGCAGAGACTTCAAACTCTAAAATtcatgaagaagacgaaaaagaaCTTAAGACAGAGTCTGAtctgaaagaagagaagaaaaaaacagagaagaacaaacaagaagaagatgagaagacCAAAACTGTACCGTTTCACAAGCTGTTTGCCTTTGCAGATTCATTTGACATCATTTTGATGATCCTCGGAACAATAGGCGCGGTGGGTAACGGTCTTGGCTTCCCTATCATGACGATCCTCTTCGGAGATGTCATAGATGTGTTtggacaaaaccaaaacagttCAGATGTTTCTGATAAGATCGCTAAg GTGGCTCTGAAATTTGTATACCTTGGGCTTGGAACTCTAGTGGCAGCTCTTCTCC AGGTTTCTGGTTGGATGATCTCTGGGGAGAGACAAGCTGGAAGAATAAGGAGTCTGTATCTGCAAACTATATTGAGACAAGACATTGCCTTCTTCGACGTCGAAACCAACACAGGAGAAGTTGTTGGAAGAATGTCAGGTGACACTGTGCTTATACAAGACGCCATGGGAGAGAAG GTTGGAAAGGCTATTCAATTGGTATCAACGTTTATTGGTGGATTTGTGATAGCTTTCACTGAAGGATGGCTTCTTACATTAGTCATGGTATCTTCAATTCCACTTCTAGTAATGTCTGGTGCAGCTCTAGCTATCGTCATTTCCAAAATGGCTTCCCGTGGACAAACTTCTTATGCGAAAGCTGCGGTTGTAGTTGAGCAAACAGTTGGGTCAATAAGAACGGTTGCATCGTTTACTGGAGAGAAACAAGCGATAAGCAATTACAATAAGCATCTTGTCTCTGCTTATAGAGCAGGGGTGTTTGAAGGAGCTTCCACAGGACTTGGACTTGGTACACTCAACATAGTCATCTTTTGCACTTATGCTTTAGCGGTTTGGTATGGTGGGAAGATGATATTGGAGAAAGGATACACTGGAGGACAagttctcatcatcatcttcgcGGTTTTAACCGGTTCCAT GTCATTAGGACAAGCATCTCCTTGTTTAAGCGCGTTTGCAGCTGGTCAAGCTGCGGCATACAAAATGTTTGAAGCAATCAAAAGAAAGCCGGAGATTGATGCTTCCGATACAACTGGAAAAGTTCTTGACGATATTAGAGGAGACATTGAGCTTAATAATGTGAACTTTAGTTACCCGGCAAGACCAGAAGAGCAGATCTTTCGCGGGTTTTCACTCTCTATCTCGAGTGGTTCAACCGTGGCTCTAGTTGGGCAGAGCGGAAGTGGGAAGTCTACTGTTGTGAGTCTGATAGAGAGGTTTTATGATCCACAAAGCGGTGAAGTCCGAATAGATGGGATTAACCTTAAAGAGTTTCAGCTAAAGTGGATCAGAAGCAAGATAGGACTTGTGAGTCAAGAACCGGTTCTGTTCACTTCAAGCATAAAGGAAAACATCGCCTACGGGAAAGAAAATGCAACAGTCGAAGAGATTCGTAAGGCCACAGAGCTCGCAAACGCGTCTAAATTCATTGACAAGCTTCCTCAG GGTTTAGACACGATGGTTGGAGAACACGGAACTCAGCTTTCAGGTGggcaaaaacagaggattgcAGTAGCTAGAGCGATTCTGAAAGATCCAAGAATCTTGCTTTTAGATGAAGCAACAAGCGCACTTGATGCAGAGTCTGAGAGGATTGTTCAAGAAGCTCTTGACAGGATCATGGTTAACCGAACAACCGTCGTTGTCGCTCACAGATTGAGTACGGTGAGAAATGCAGACATGATTGCTGTGATTCATCAAGGCAAGATCGTAGAGAAAG GTTCTCACTCTGAGCTCCTAAGAGACCCGGAAGGAGCGTATTCTCAGCTCATACGTCTACAAGAAGATACTAAACAGACAGAAGATTCAACGGATGAGCAGAAACTATCAATGGAGTCCATGAAACGGTCTAGTTTAAGGAAGTCGTCACTAAGCCGGTCTTTAAGcaaaagatcttcttctttctctatgtTTGGTTTTCCAGCAGGAATAGACACCAACAACGAAGCTATACCAGAGAAAGACATCAAGGTTTCTACTCcgatcaaagaaaagaaagtctCTTTCTTTAGAGTCGCTGCTCTAAACAAACCAGAGATTCCTATGCTTATACTCGGATCTATAGCCGCGGTCTTAAACGGAGTTATTCTTCCGATATTCGGGATTCTAATCTCAAGCGTGATCAAAGCATTTTTCAAACCACCTGAGCAGTTAAAATCCGATACAAGGTTTTGGGCAATCATCTTCATGCTTCTTGGTGTAGCTTCAATGGTGGTCTTCCCAGCACAAACGATCTTTTTTTCCATAGCCGGATGTAAACTAGTGCAGCGGATAAGATCAATGTGTTTTGAGAAAGTTGTTCGTATGGAAGTTGGATGGTTTGATGAGACTGAGAACTCAAGTGGTGCTATTGGAGCTAGGCTCTCTGCTGATGCAGCTACGGTCCGTGGTCTAGTTGGAGACGCATTGGCTCAAACGGTTCAGAATCTTGCGTCTGTAACCGCGGGTTTGGTCATAGCGTTTGTGGCGAGTTGGCAGTTAGCTTTCATTGTTCTCGCGATGCTTCCGCTAATCGGGCTTAATggttatatatacatgaagtTCATGGTTGGCTTCAGTGCAGATGCAAAG AGAATGTATGAGGAAGCGAGCCAAGTAGCGAATGATGCGGTGGGGAGCATAAGAACGGTTGCTTCATTCTGTGCAGAGGAGAAAGTGATGAAAATGTATAAGAAGAAATGTGAAGGTCCTATGAGAACAGGAATACGTCAAGGCATAGTTAGTGGTATCGGTTTCGGTGTTTCTTTCTTcgtcctcttctcttcttacgCCGCCAGTTTCTACGCGGGTGCAAGGCTTGTCGATGACGGGAAAACAACctttgattctgttttcaGG GTTTTCTTTGCTTTGACAATGGCGGCTGTAGCTATTTCTCAGTCAAGTTCATTGTCTCCTGATTCCAGCAAAGCTAGCAATGCGGCTGCATCGATCTTCGCGGTTATAGACAGAGAATCGAAGATTGATCCAAGTGATGAGTCTGGGAGAGTTCTTGATAATGTTAAAGGAGATATCGAACTTCGTCATATTAGTTTCAAATATCCTTCAAGACCAGATGTTCAGATCTTCCAAGATCTCTGTCTGTCTATTCGCGCTGGCAAG ACAATAGCTTTGGTTGGAGAGAGCGGGAGCGGGAAATCGACAGTGATTGCGTTGCTACAGAGGTTTTACGACCCTGATTCTGGTCAGATCACTCTTGATGGAGTTGAGATAAAGACATTGCAGCTGAAATGGTTAAGGCAGCAAACCGGGCTTGTGAGCCAGGAACCGGTTTTGTTCAATGAAACGATTAGGGCAAACATTGCTTATGGTAAAGGAGGAGATGCTACTGAAACCGAAATAGTATCCGCAGCTGAGCTATCTAACGCTCATGGCTTCATCAGTGGACTACAACAG GGCTATGATACAATGGTGGGTGAAAGAGGAGTTCAATTATCAGGTGGGCAAAAGCAGAGAGTAGCCATAGCCAGAGCAATCGTTAAAGACCCTAAAGTGTTGCTACTTGATGAAGCCACAAGTGCTCTAGACGCTGAGTCAGAGCGTGTGGTTCAGGATGCATTGGACCGGGTTATGGTTAACCGAACCACCGTGGTGGTGGCACATCGGTTATCAACAATCAAGAACGCCGATGTAATTGCAGTGGTTAAGAATGGAGTCATCGTGGAGAAGGGAAAGCATGAGACTTTGATTAATATCAAAGATGGTGTTTATGCTTCTTTAGTACAACTTCATCTGAGTGCTTCTACATAA
- a CDS encoding HXXXD-type acyl-transferase family protein (HXXXD-type acyl-transferase family protein; FUNCTIONS IN: transferase activity, transferring acyl groups other than amino-acyl groups, transferase activity; INVOLVED IN: biological_process unknown; LOCATED IN: cellular_component unknown; EXPRESSED IN: 22 plant structures; EXPRESSED DURING: 13 growth stages; CONTAINS InterPro DOMAIN/s: Transferase (InterPro:IPR003480); BEST Arabidopsis thaliana protein match is: HXXXD-type acyl-transferase family protein (TAIR:AT1G28680.1); Has 2278 Blast hits to 2266 proteins in 115 species: Archae - 0; Bacteria - 0; Metazoa - 0; Fungi - 12; Plants - 2263; Viruses - 0; Other Eukaryotes - 3 (source: NCBI BLink).), which yields MAFSLTRVNRVLIQACETTPSVVLDLSLIDNIPVLRCFARTIHVFTHGPDAARAIQEALAKALVSYYPLSGRLKELNQGKLQIDCTGKTGIWFVDAVTDVKLESVGYFDNLMEIPYDDLLPDQIPKDDDAEPLVQMQVTQFSCGGFVMGLRFCHAICDGLGAAQFLTAVGEIACGQTNLGVSPVWHRDFIPQQHRANDVISPAIPPPFPPAFPEYKLEHLSFDIPSDLIERFKREFRASTGEICSAFEVIAACFWKLRTEAINLREDTEVKLVFFANCRHLVNPPLPIGFYGNCFFPVKISAESHEISKEKSVFDVVKLIKQAKTKLPEEFEKFVSGDGDDPFAPAVGYNTLFLSEWGKLGFNQVDYGWGPPLHVAPIQGLSIVPAGIVGSVPLPKKGVRLMTWCVEETHCQLFDDLMTNKLTSNKTE from the exons ATGGCTTTTTCATTAACCAGAGTAAACCGAGTTCTTATTCAAGCATGTGAAACGACCCCATCAGTAGTGTTGGATCTGTCCTTAATCGATAATATTCCGGTTCTACGATGTTTCGCTAGAACAATACATGTGTTTACTCATGGACCTGATGCAGCTAGAGCCATACAAGAGGCATTGGCTAAAGCACTTGTCTCTTACTATCCCTTGTCCGGTAGATTGAAAGAGTTAAACCAAGGTAAACTTCAGATCGATTGTACCGGGAAAACTGGAATTTGGTTCGTTGATGCGGTTACTGATGTTAAGCTAGAGAGTGTTGGTTATTTCGACAATCTAATGGAAATACCTTACGATGATCTCCTTCCTGATCAAATCCctaaagatgatgatgcagAACCGCTTGTCCAAATGCAG GTGACCCAATTCTCTTGCGGCGGTTTCGTAATGGGCCTTAGATTTTGCCACGCAATTTGTGACGGCCTTGGAGCGGCCCAATTCCTTACCGCGGTCGGAGAAATCGCCTGCGGCCAAACGAATCTCGGCGTCTCTCCCGTCTGGCATAGAGATTTCATTCCACAGCAGCACCGTGCGAATGATGTCATATCTCCGGCAATCCCTCCGCCGTTTCCACCGGCGTTTCCAGAATACAAGCTAGAGCACTTAAGCTTTGATATCCCATCAGATTTGATCGAACGGTTCAAACGTGAGTTTCGTGCGTCGACCGGAGAGATTTGTTCAGCCTTCGAGGTCATCGCCGCTTGTTTCTGGAAACTTCGTACGGAAGCGATAAATCTGAGAGAGGATACAGAAGTGAAGCTCGTATTCTTCGCTAACTGTCGTCATCTTGTTAATCCGCCGCTCCCGATTGGTTTCTACGGCAACTGCTTCTTCCCGGTGAAAATCTCCGCCGAAAGCCACGAAATCTCGAAGGAGAAATCAGTGTTCGATGTGGTGAAATTGATCAAACAAGCGAAAACGAAGCTACCGGAGGAATTTGAAAAGTTCGTCAGCGGCGACGGAGACGATCCGTTTGCGCCGGCGGTGGGATATAATACGCTGTTTTTATCGGAGTGGGGAAAATTAGGATTCAATCAGGTGGATTATGGATGGGGTCCACCATTACACGTGGCACCAATCCAAGGGTTGAGTATTGTCCCTGCTGGCATCGTAGGATCTGTGCCGTTGCCGAAGAAAGGTGTACGTTTGATGACGTGGTGCGTCGAGGAGACTCATTGCCAATTGTTCGATGATTTGATGACAAATAAATTGACATCTAACAAAACCGAATAA
- a CDS encoding NEFA-interacting nuclear protein (CONTAINS InterPro DOMAIN/s: NEFA-interacting nuclear protein NIP30, N-terminal (InterPro:IPR019331); Has 398 Blast hits to 395 proteins in 139 species: Archae - 0; Bacteria - 6; Metazoa - 193; Fungi - 83; Plants - 36; Viruses - 0; Other Eukaryotes - 80 (source: NCBI BLink).) encodes MVDETEKPIRLLNFVSEEQLDESKKERGERVEDGTFQRDRALYEILKENKDKKDAEFNERFKHRPPKALDEDETEFLDKLEMSKREYERQLANEEDEQLRNFQAAVAARSAILHEPKEAALPPPAPVTKEQKPIGKRNPATRPFKAIIKVKPQPKKAKATEKEEKEIPGNGKPASHIDQASLDSVKGNVTGKTTEGLQTGLALVSYSDESEDDD; translated from the exons atggttgATGAGACAGAAAAACCTATTAGGTTACTCAATTTCGTCTCCGAGGAACag TTAGATGAAtcgaagaaagaaagaggagaaagagtTGAAGATGGAACATTCCAGAGGGACAGGGCTCTCTACGAG ATTTTGAAAGAGAACAAAGACAAGAAGGACGCTGAGTTTAATGAACGATTCAAGCATA GGCCACCCAAAGCTCTGGATGAAGATGAGACCGAGTTTCTTGATAAACTGGAAATG TCAAAGAGGGAATATGAACGTCAATTggcaaatgaagaagatgaacagCTTCGTAATTTCCAG GCAGCGGTTGCAGCACGATCTGCAATCCTTCACGAACCAAAGGAAGCAGCACTGCCACCACCAGCGCCAGTCACCAAG GAACAAAAACCAATCGGGAAGAGAAATCCTGCGACTCGTCCATTTAAAGCGATCATAAAAGTCAAGCCACAACCCAAGAAGGCTAAAgcaacagagaaagaagagaaagagatccCAGGGAATGGAAAACCGGCCAGCCATATCGACCAGGCTTCTTTAGATTCTGTAAAAGGCAATGTCACAGGTAAAACTACTGAAGGTCTGCAAACTGGTTTAGCCTTAGTCTCATATAGTGATGAAAGTGAAGACgatgattaa